In Pleurocapsa sp. PCC 7319, the following are encoded in one genomic region:
- a CDS encoding transposase has product MQFSHIGIVADILWYEIKHHADRIELGEFVVMPNHIHGILILNDQNCDRNENDNDKRRDKACLVSTTNNKTIGQKRFQNQGKNTISSIVGGYKSAVTKHVRRLGYQFTWQSRFHDYIIRNDLEYDRIVKYIQNNPQNWHNDKFCDS; this is encoded by the coding sequence ATGCAATTCTCTCACATTGGAATTGTGGCGGATATTTTATGGTATGAAATAAAACATCATGCTGATCGTATAGAATTGGGTGAATTTGTAGTGATGCCCAATCACATACATGGGATTTTGATATTGAATGATCAAAATTGCGATCGCAACGAAAATGATAATGATAAACGTAGAGACAAGGCATGCCTTGTCTCTACTACCAACAATAAAACAATTGGACAAAAACGATTTCAAAATCAGGGCAAAAATACCATTTCATCGATTGTGGGGGGATACAAATCTGCCGTTACCAAACACGTTCGGCGTTTAGGATATCAATTCACCTGGCAATCAAGATTCCACGATTACATTATTCGTAATGATCTTGAATACGATCGCATTGTTAAATATATTCAAAACAATCCCCAGAATTGGCATAACGACAAATTTTGCGATTCGTAG
- a CDS encoding fumarate reductase/succinate dehydrogenase flavoprotein subunit produces MKLDPKIPPGRLQNKWDYYKDHCKLVSPANKKKHTILVVGTGLAGASAAATLAELGYNIKSFCIQDSPRRAHSIAAQGGINGAKNYPNDGDTVWRLFYDTIKGGDYRSREANVHRLAQISNSIIDQCVAQGVPFAREYGGLLANRSFGGAQVSRTFYAKGQTGQQLLLGAYSAMSRQISAGKIQMFSRREMLDLVLVEGKARGIIVRNLITGEIERYAGDAVLLCTGGYSNVFYLSTNARNSNVTAAWRCYKRGALFANPCYTQIHPTCIPVSGEYQSKLTLMSEGLRNDGRVWVPKKPGDKRHPNQVPEAERDYYLETRYPSFGNLVPRDVASRNAKQVTDEGKGVGATGLAVYLDFRDAIAKLGKQTISDRYGNLFQMYERITGENPYKVPMRIYPAVHYIMGGLWVDYNLMSTIPGLHVLGEANFSDHGANRLGASALMQGLADGYFVIPYTLGNYIATHDLPTVGIKHPAFEEAEATVNTKVNKLLSIKGKKTVTEFHRQLGKILWDNVGMSRNKAGLEKAIAEITELKQEYWQNVTIPGDKHTFNKNLEFAGRVADYLELGELMARDALARKESCGAHFREEYQTSEGEAQRNDEDFTYVAAWQYQGDEQTPTLHQEQLEFENVELTNRSYK; encoded by the coding sequence ATGAAACTTGACCCCAAAATTCCTCCTGGTAGACTTCAAAATAAATGGGACTACTACAAAGATCACTGCAAGTTAGTTAGTCCAGCAAATAAGAAAAAGCACACTATTTTAGTTGTGGGAACTGGTTTAGCGGGAGCATCGGCAGCAGCAACCCTGGCGGAATTGGGTTATAACATCAAAAGTTTTTGTATTCAGGATTCTCCACGTCGTGCCCATAGCATTGCCGCCCAAGGAGGCATTAATGGCGCGAAGAACTATCCGAATGATGGAGATACTGTCTGGAGATTGTTTTACGACACCATTAAGGGGGGCGACTACCGCTCTAGAGAAGCTAATGTGCATCGTTTAGCTCAGATTAGCAATAGTATTATCGATCAATGTGTTGCTCAGGGGGTACCTTTTGCCAGGGAATACGGTGGTTTATTAGCAAATCGTTCTTTTGGTGGAGCGCAAGTATCTCGTACCTTTTACGCCAAAGGACAAACAGGACAACAGCTTTTGTTGGGGGCATATAGTGCCATGTCCCGCCAGATTTCCGCCGGAAAAATTCAGATGTTTTCCCGTCGTGAGATGTTGGACTTGGTATTAGTTGAAGGGAAAGCCAGAGGTATTATTGTTCGTAATTTAATTACGGGAGAAATCGAACGCTATGCTGGAGATGCAGTATTGCTTTGCACTGGGGGATACAGTAATGTTTTTTATCTCTCTACTAATGCTCGCAACTCTAATGTCACTGCTGCTTGGCGATGTTATAAACGAGGAGCTTTATTTGCCAATCCTTGTTACACGCAGATTCATCCGACCTGTATTCCTGTATCAGGGGAGTATCAATCCAAGTTGACCTTGATGAGTGAGGGATTGCGTAACGATGGGCGGGTCTGGGTACCGAAAAAGCCAGGGGACAAACGTCATCCCAATCAAGTTCCTGAAGCAGAAAGGGATTATTATTTAGAAACTAGATATCCTAGCTTTGGTAATCTTGTTCCCCGTGATGTGGCTTCTCGCAATGCCAAACAAGTCACCGATGAAGGTAAAGGAGTTGGAGCAACTGGATTAGCAGTTTACTTGGACTTTAGAGATGCGATCGCCAAATTAGGTAAACAGACGATCAGCGATCGCTATGGAAATTTATTTCAGATGTACGAACGAATCACAGGCGAAAATCCCTATAAAGTTCCCATGCGCATTTATCCTGCCGTACACTACATCATGGGAGGCTTATGGGTCGATTACAATCTCATGAGTACTATTCCTGGTCTACACGTATTAGGAGAAGCTAATTTTTCCGATCATGGAGCCAACCGTCTTGGTGCTAGTGCTTTGATGCAGGGTTTAGCTGATGGTTATTTTGTAATTCCTTACACTTTGGGCAATTATATCGCTACCCACGATTTACCGACCGTTGGAATTAAGCACCCAGCCTTTGAGGAAGCGGAAGCAACAGTAAACACCAAAGTAAATAAGCTATTAAGTATTAAAGGCAAGAAAACAGTTACTGAGTTTCATCGCCAATTGGGCAAAATCCTCTGGGATAACGTCGGCATGTCCCGGAATAAAGCAGGTTTAGAAAAAGCGATCGCCGAAATTACCGAACTTAAACAAGAATACTGGCAAAATGTAACTATTCCTGGGGACAAACATACCTTTAATAAAAACCTGGAATTTGCGGGTAGAGTAGCTGACTATTTAGAATTAGGCGAGCTAATGGCTCGGGATGCCCTAGCCAGGAAAGAATCTTGTGGCGCACATTTCCGAGAAGAATATCAAACTTCCGAGGGGGAAGCTCAACGCAATGACGAAGATTTTACCTATGTCGCAGCTTGGCAATATCAGGGAGATGAACAAACTCCAACTTTACATCAAGAACAGTTAGAGTTTGAGAATGTTGAGCTAACTAATCGTAGTTATAAGTAA
- a CDS encoding DUF6745 domain-containing protein → MSQITHLTAEQNALIPIYQKKWQEIIASTEPIDRNKAIAAINRVYSVMGKNKPVVQFFASPNHIKNELLTQPPEILAKQLGSPILKQPLSFELLRNLQQQVGQDLWTQLNAELQPRWEPLTFFWQQLGRSEQILETDVQRGTELWQQLSEQQWENRWSESEKWLRSQVQQFPGGDILLGIGDSVWENFGQSAWQQVGEPIVNEINQQPWMQDLEATFKQFSLPWLQMTNGLGLASSLFNGIELNFIALIDYCIEVLNCQYDSDKWSAKRSLIQDCGWVLFFERTCLVCDRPNKISFDDQYRLHAEGEPAIAYNDGDCVYAYNGVVLPEKYGRLHPHQWQASWLLTEPNAELRRVLIQGIGYGRICQELQATEIDFWREYTLLRIDNNIDVEPIHLLKMICPSTKHIHATRVPPHIRSAKEAITWMNWDIDPEEFAVET, encoded by the coding sequence ATGTCTCAAATTACTCATCTAACCGCAGAACAAAATGCTTTAATTCCCATTTATCAAAAAAAATGGCAGGAAATAATTGCATCGACTGAACCAATAGACAGAAACAAGGCGATCGCTGCCATCAATAGAGTTTACTCAGTGATGGGTAAAAATAAGCCTGTAGTTCAATTTTTTGCTAGCCCCAATCACATCAAAAATGAACTTTTGACCCAACCTCCGGAAATTTTAGCTAAACAATTAGGATCGCCAATCTTAAAGCAGCCTTTATCTTTTGAGCTATTAAGGAATTTACAACAACAAGTTGGGCAGGATTTATGGACTCAGCTAAACGCAGAGTTGCAGCCTAGATGGGAACCTTTAACCTTTTTTTGGCAACAGCTAGGAAGATCGGAACAAATTTTGGAAACAGATGTTCAAAGAGGGACAGAACTTTGGCAGCAACTATCGGAACAACAATGGGAAAATCGCTGGTCAGAATCAGAGAAGTGGCTTAGAAGCCAGGTGCAACAATTTCCGGGAGGAGACATCTTATTGGGTATTGGGGATAGTGTCTGGGAAAATTTTGGTCAATCAGCTTGGCAGCAAGTAGGTGAACCGATAGTTAATGAAATTAACCAACAACCTTGGATGCAAGATTTGGAAGCAACTTTCAAACAATTTTCTTTGCCTTGGTTACAGATGACTAATGGTTTAGGACTAGCCTCTAGTTTATTTAATGGGATTGAATTGAACTTTATTGCTTTAATTGACTATTGTATTGAAGTTTTGAATTGTCAATATGACTCAGATAAATGGTCGGCAAAGAGGTCTTTGATTCAAGATTGTGGTTGGGTATTGTTCTTTGAACGAACCTGTTTAGTTTGCGATCGCCCAAATAAAATATCCTTTGACGACCAATATCGTCTTCACGCAGAAGGAGAACCGGCGATCGCCTATAATGATGGTGATTGTGTGTATGCTTATAATGGTGTTGTTTTGCCAGAAAAATATGGCAGACTTCATCCTCACCAATGGCAAGCAAGTTGGTTATTAACTGAACCTAATGCCGAATTGAGAAGAGTTTTAATTCAAGGAATTGGATATGGACGAATTTGTCAGGAATTACAAGCAACAGAAATTGATTTTTGGCGTGAATATACTCTATTGAGAATTGATAATAATATTGATGTTGAGCCGATTCATCTATTAAAAATGATCTGTCCTAGTACCAAACATATTCATGCGACTCGCGTACCTCCCCACATTCGTTCCGCTAAAGAAGCTATTACCTGGATGAATTGGGATATCGATCCTGAAGAGTTTGCCGTAGAAACTTAG